Sequence from the Amaranthus tricolor cultivar Red isolate AtriRed21 chromosome 1, ASM2621246v1, whole genome shotgun sequence genome:
TATTATATACAGTATGCTATTGCAAAATATCCAGAAATGGCTTGTTGCTACAATGCAGTTTACCTTTGTTGCTTCATAACGTCCTTCCTTCATAAGATAAGGGCAGTCATCCTCTTTGTAGAGTCTATTGTTTGAGACTATGAACTCGAAGGCATTATTCATAAACCCACCTTTCTACGGATTCTTATTTATGAACCAAGTCAAAATTGCTTTTTTTGGTTCTTATTAATTGGAAATGTGATTCTTGCCCTACCAATACAATTTATTAATTCAAGTTTCTAGTTTGTGGTttaaattgtattatttttttgaaaataggtttaaattttgattaattgtgtTTTGATTTGACTTggaaaaataaaaccaaacaaAGCATGATTGATTTGGTTTTAGGAAAAAACTACTCTTTCCGTTCCTTAATGTAAGTACCCACAAAGAATGTTTACggaaatttagaaaaatagaataatgggtacattattttattaaaaaataaatgattgaggaaaatgttaaaatgaagttagtggaggATATGTGGAGACcttaagcattattaaaatattaagatGAGGATAaacaaggttattttttttttttcaaaattagtgatataaatagaaagattctttatgaaacaacaaatgaagtaacccaaaatgacaaatgggTACTTTTTTAAGGAACAGAGGGAGAGTATAACACTTTCACTTCTTAGTAGGATACTCTTTCTCATTTATCAATTGGTTGCAAAactagaaaaaataatttaagagaCTGACCTAAAAACTACGTCTATGGAGTATGATTCTAGGGATGTGGTTGATACGAGGCCGGTCCACACCACCTGATTGGCATCTTTCCTCGAGTTCTTTTGAGATATCCCATAATTGCAGTTCTTGCAAGGATTAGTGATGCTGCATCTCTTCTGGCAGtgatttcaaatttttacaAGCATCTATTTTAAGGGATTTAAGAAATGTCAAGTGGAACATCCCCTTTGGCAGCTTCTCCAGCTTTGGGAGTTTATATAATTCCAAGGAACGAAGAGAATGGGAAAGAAATCACCAAGGCATCACCTCCTGTCTATTTTCTACCTCATCTCTTTGGTTGatatttttctcttcttcttttgCATCCTCCAACTCTAATTCAGGAAGGTCACACAATTTGAGGGTCTCCAAATTAGCGAGATGCTCCCACACTCCTTGCCCTGACACTGTCTTCAATTTCTCACAACTGCTAATTTTAAGGAATTGAAGGGAGGATAGACGACCACTTTGGAATGCTTTCCATGTTGTCAAACTCTCTATATTGCGGTCATTCCATATGAGTATATGAGAAATGCTGTGGAAAGATTCCAGAGGCAGAGAATTAAGGTATCccacatcatctatataaacgaCTTTCTTCAGTCCTCCTATTCCTTGTTTTTCTCTCGTTATATTTGAGGATGACGGCCTTTCACATTTACTCTCTATAAATATAGGGTTTAATGCACCATTGAAATGCCACAATGTCAATTCTTCCAGTTTTGGACACAATGGAAAAGTTTTCATCTCTCGACAATTATCAATAACCAAAGATGAAAGGTGAGGAAATGAATACCATAGTCGTTCTTTCCACCACCCTTTCAACTTTCCTAAAAACTGTAGTTTAAGTTTTTCAAGGGATGGAAAGAACTCTTTTTTTACTGTTTTTGATGATGTACATATATGAGACCCATCTTGACCACTACTCTCCACATACTCCACTTCATACAATGATTGTAATTCAAGGACCTTCAAATGCGGCACTTGACTCAGCAATGGAAGCTGCTTCAAGCTTGTAAAGAAACTGATTCTTAATTCAACAAGATTTGAGATACCTGTTTCAAGATCATTCCACCTCGGGAACCTCACACCAGGATAATTCTCCACCATCAACTTTCTAATATTATTAGGGGGTTGAAGGTCTTCTAGCAACGCTTCTTCCTCGCTAAAATTACTTCTGGGCGAAGAAATCTCCGACTCCCACACGATCTCTATCTCCCTAAGGTATCTATGGTTTAAAAGATATTTCTTTCGTTTCCTAGTTTCCATTGCATATGTGGCACACTTTTTAAACTGTATTTTCATCAACTCAGAATGATTATTGATAAGCAATTCCAAATTTGAAAGTTGTCCTTCATCTGAGCGCCACAACGTTCCATTTACTACAAGCATTGTGATCGTGTGCAATGATGTCATTCTACTCATCCATGGAGGCATATATTTCAAATTAGAACATTGATGTATGTCTAGATACCTGAgatttactaattttataaagTTGCTTGGCAACATTTCTAGACTACGGCACTCCCGCAAGTTCAATGATTGCAAGTTATAAAGCCTGGTAATAAATGTAGGCAACTCAGAGAAAACATTACGGGAGAGGTCAAGATACCTCAGATGCAATAAGTTACCAATCATACTCGGTAACACAAACAAATGCATCCCATGCAAGCTCAATGCCCTTAAATTTCTCGGATGAAAACATTCCAGATCACTTTCCCATAACCGACACTCTAGCAAAAGTGTTCTCATTCTTTTCGTGTTGGTGGTGTAAATTGCAATGTCTTCTGTCGTGAGCAAACCACCATGAAATAAATGACGAGTTCTCTCATGGATTTGTTCTAGCTTTTTGTAGATGTATGACATGATTTGTTCTCCTGCTACTTGTTTAGCTTGATCATGAATTAGATCATGCATTTTGC
This genomic interval carries:
- the LOC130826482 gene encoding putative disease resistance protein RGA3, translating into MAQGFISPSVGQSLEDAGERYFKILLERCFFQDVELGDSGKIISCKMHDLIHDQAKQVAGEQIMSYIYKKLEQIHERTRHLFHGGLLTTEDIAIYTTNTKRMRTLLLECRLWESDLECFHPRNLRALSLHGMHLFVLPSMIGNLLHLRYLDLSRNVFSELPTFITRLYNLQSLNLRECRSLEMLPSNFIKLVNLRYLDIHQCSNLKYMPPWMSRMTSLHTITMLVVNGTLWRSDEGQLSNLELLINNHSELMKIQFKKCATYAMETRKRKKYLLNHRYLREIEIVWESEISSPRSNFSEEEALLEDLQPPNNIRKLMVENYPGVRFPRWNDLETGISNLVELRISFFTSLKQLPLLSQVPHLKVLELQSLYEVEYVESSGQDGSHICTSSKTVKKEFFPSLEKLKLQFLGKLKGWWKERLWYSFPHLSSLVIDNCREMKTFPLCPKLEELTLWHFNGALNPIFIESKCERPSSSNITREKQGIGGLKKVVYIDDVGYLNSLPLESFHSISHILIWNDRNIESLTTWKAFQSGRLSSLQFLKISSCEKLKTVSGQGVWEHLANLETLKLCDLPELELEDAKEEEKNINQRDEVENRQEKRCSITNPCKNCNYGISQKNSRKDANQKGGFMNNAFEFIVSNNRLYKEDDCPYLMKEGRYEATKEAIEIVTINGHRDVPSNDETSLLKALAHQPVSVRIEAAGRDFQFYRGGVSDGHC